AAGCCAGCCTGCCGGAAATGATTTACCTGCGCTAAATAGTATCGCTCCATAATTCTGAAAAAACGAGAATAAATAACAAAAAGATATCAATATTTTAATTACTGCTAAAATATTATAATTATTACATTAAATTTCTTAGTATTGCAAATACAAATATTAACTACCTAAAATTATGAAATACTTTAAATCTTTATTAGTTATCGTTGCTTTATTCGCGATAAATTCAATTTCAGCACAATCAATTTCTGATAAATGGCCTCAAATGAGAGATTACCAGGATTTATTGACTAAAACTTACCGTGATGCTTTAAAAGGTGACCTGAAGCCTATTAAAGGAAATGCTGAAACACTGGTTCAGTTTTCAGAAGCACTTAACGAATACAAATTCCCGGATCATATTGCCAGAACAGAAGAATTAGCTAATAAAATCATTGCTTTAAAAAATGATACCAAAGCGCTTAATGATATCATCAACAGCAAAGGTACAAACGATGCGATCATGAAAGCTTTCAATAAACTGAATGCGACGAACAAAGCGTTAAACGCTCCAAGTAGCAAACCAGCAAAAAAATAATAAAAAAAGCCTAGTTAACTAGGCTTTTTTTATGCTTCTAAATGACATCCCATGCTTAGCCTCAACAAAGTGCATCACATTGCCCTGATTTGTTCCGATTATAAAAGATCCAAACATTTCTACACCGAAATCCTGGGTTTAACCGTCCTGCAGGAAGTTTACAGAGCCGAACGGCAATCGTATAAACTGGATTTAGCCATCAACGGTAATTACTGCCTGGAACTCTTCTCTTTCCCGGATCCGCCGCTGCGTCCTTCCCGGCCGGAAGCCGCCGGACTGCGCCATCTTGCTTTTGAAGTAAATGACATTCACGATACCCACGAATACTTAACACAAAAAGAAATCGATTGTGAAGCGATCAGAGTCGATGAATATACCGGAAAACGCTTTTTCTTTATTGCCGATCCTGATTTACTGCCGGTTGAGTTTTACGAAAAATAAATAAAAATCCGTTTTTACCAAATTTTACATACAAAAACCTTATAATTGTAAACCAAAATTCAATAAAAACGCATTAATGAAACTAAAAATACATTTCCCGGCTGTACTGTTATTGCTGTTTTATACGGCTGTTCATGCCCAGAATGAATCCCGAAACATCCTGTTTGTCGGTAACAGCATTACTTACTTTAACGATATGCCGGTATTGTTTAAAGATATCGCTAACAATAAAGGAAAAAATGTAACCACACAAATGCATGCCGTTGGCGGTGCCGGATTTGCAGATCATGCTGCCAATGCTGCCGTGTACAATCTTTTCCGGGAAAAAGTATGGCATGCGGTAGTGCTGCAACCGGGTTCCGGAGAATCGGCCGGTGCCACTGCATCTGTAAACCAGACCATCCAAAGAGGCCGGATGCTGATCGATTCCATAAAAAAATACAGTCCCTGTGCCAAAGTACTGTTATACGAAATCCCGTATGGCGTTCCTTCCGCTAACAACTACGCAACCTATTTTACCGTTCAGACCCGCATCAAAGATTCGCTTACCAAAATGGCCGATAACCTGCACGTTCCGTTTGTTCCGGCAGGAGAAAGTGCCCGGATGCATTATACCGCCCAGCAGGATCTGCTTTTGCACGGAACGTACAATGATATCCACCCGAATCTGAACGGCTCTTATCTTGTTGCAGCAACCATGTTTGCCGCCATTTTCCAGGAACCGGTAACCGGAACCACTGCCTTTGGCAATGTAAACCCTAATACTGCGGCCAATTTTCACAATATTGCCGATCAGGTTGTGTTACCGAATAAACCGCAATGGCGCATCAATACGTTCGACCTTCACGCTAATTTTGAATACCAGCACAATAACAATACGGTACATTTCACCAATACTGCCGCAAACTTTACAGCACTCGAATGGGATTTCGGAGACGGGACGACCTCTTCCGAAAACAATCCAGTGCACCTTTTTACAAGCGGCGGACAGAAAACCGTCACCTTAAAAGCGCTTCGTAACGGTTGTGTGGAAATCATCGAAAAACAAATCGACCTGGGAACGTTAACCTCTGCTGCATTTACCACAGCCGGGCTTATGCTCTATCCCAATCCTGCCGGAACGGTACTGAACATTACCAATAATGAACCGGCTTCCGGCATTCGTATTGTGAATACTGTCGGACAGGAAATGTACCGCAATGCCCAACAGCAGCACGACTGGAAAATTGACGTTTCCGGATATGCCACCGGAATTTATTTTATAATTACCGATAATCAGGCTGTGTATAAATTTATTAAGTCGTAAACCCTTTCTTTTCCGTTTGTACCGGCTCATCCCTTTTAGCCAATAAAACACTGTAAACAAGAAACTTATAAAACTTAACTAAAAAATTATCAACACTAATTGGATTAAAAAGGATTAAACGTAACTTTGGCTTTTTAAAAAACAAAAAAGGTTATGGTTTATAAATTCAGAGTAATACTCGATGCTGAGGAAGATATATTCAGAGATATTGCGATCCTTGAAGATAATTCTTTAGAGGATTTACACAACGCTATTGTTAATGCCTTTGGCTTTGACGGAATGGAAATTGCTTCTTTTTACACTTGTGATGACGAATGGACACAGGAAGATGAAATTCCATTATTTGATACCGGAGATGTTCCCGGTGAACAAAAAACCATGGCTGATTACCCGCTTTCTTCTATTTTAGATGAAAACAGTACTAAAATCATTTACGTTTACGATTTCCTTAATATGTGGACATTCTTTGTGGAACTGGCTGCTGTTGAAGACGAAGAAAACGGTGTGACGTATCCTGATTTATTATTCGCTCACGGAGAACTTCCAACAGATGCTCCTACAAAAGATTTTAATTCGCCAATTGTATCCAACGATGATATGTATGGAGAATTTGAAGATGATTTTGACGACGAAGATTTCGACATGTTCGACGGAGACGACAGTTTCAACGATATGGGGTTTGAAGAAAACTGGAACTAATTTCACTGCGGCCTGTAAGCTTGTTTCCAAACGATAACCGGTCGCTTTCCGAAATTCGAATGCCGTTATGGCGGCATATATTATTATAACAAATCTCAATTCAGCAAAATACACAGCAAAGACGGCGGCATATTTTTTTCATGCCTCAATAAGTACGGAAATAACAACCGTTATTTTCTGACCTGATCCCGTTTGCCCTGTACCAAATTTAACAACAATGATAAACTTATTCAACACCCACATCGACAATCTTTCTATTCACAGAGTAGGAAATAAAAGCCGTAACGAAGCCATCTTTTTATCCGAAACACCTTATGGTATTGATGACGAGATCATGCCTTTACTAAAGGAATATTTCTTTAAACCATTCCGGGAAAAAGAAGAAAATTATTTTCAGTTTGCCCATGATGTTGATTTGGATTATAATGAAATGTTCAATTTTTCCAACGAGATTTTCACTAATCCGGGAAGCATACACGACGTTTCTAAAAAAATAACAAGACACTTATTTGAACAGTCCAACCACCCGCACATTAAAAACGGAGAGGTATATGTAACGTATTTAACCAATGTGTCCATCGATAACAATGTGGTGGATGCTATCGGTATTTTCAAAAGTGAGTTAAAAGCCGATTTCCTTCAGTTTGAAGAAAGAGAATCTACTCTGGAAATGATACTGCAACAAGGTATCAACCTGAACAAACTGGATAAAGGCTGTATCATTTTCAACTACAAAAAAGAAGAAGGATACAAAATCCTGACCATAGACAGCAACCGTTATGATGCGCGTTACTGGCTGGAGCATTTCCTTTCTGTAGATGCGTTTCAGGATGAAAACTTCAAGACTAAAAAATACCTGAAATTCTGCCAGGATTTTGCAAAAGAAGTAGTACTTCCGGCAGAAGACAAAAAAGAAGAGGTAATGTTCATGAACCGTTCGGTAAACTACTTCGCTAAAAATGACGAGTTTGAAGAAACCAACTTTTTAAATGAAGTAATTGACAATCCCGATTTGATTTCGGAGTTCAAAAACTACAAAGTAGACAAAGGGGAAAAATACAGTATTGAAGACCTGACCAATTTCCCGATTGCGAATGCAGCGGTTTCCGATGCCCGTAAAAAAATGAAAAACACTATCCAGCTGGATACCAACATTCAAATCAAACTGGATTTCATTAATCCGGAAAGTGCTGAAAAATTTGTAGAAAAAGGCTGGGACGAAGAAAAACAGATGTATTACTACCTTGTTTACTTCAATAAAGAACAAAAAAGCTAAAAATAAAGAGGTCGGATTCGGCCTCTTTTTTATTTCCCGCATAACAACATTCATTTTTTTTCGTTCCTAAATTTATTTTTATATCTTTAAATATAGGTTTTTCTGCAAATGTTAAAAAAAACACTCCCTATCCTATTCCTCTTTTTTGTGCTGCTGCCACAAGGTTATGCTCAGGACACAAAAACCAAAGTAGACTCTTCCAAGGCTATTTACCAGGATATTGAGAAGTTTTCCAAAAAGAAAAAATTTACCCGTTTTATACACCGGCTGATCTTCCGGCCAACCCGAAGCGTTACCACGCCCAGAAAAGAAATCAAAGCCGCACCGCCGGCTAAACCGATGTCTTACCTGCCGTTTGAAGGAAAAGTTATCCGTAAGATCAGGATTGAAACACTGGATCCTTTCGGCTATTCAGTTACCAATGAGGATGAAACGCCCAATAAATGGATTGAACGTTTTGGTAACAGGATTCACATTAAAACCAAAAACTGGACGGTTCGCAACCTGTTGCTCTTTAAAAAATATGAAACTGTCGATTCCCTTAAAATGCGGGAATCGGAACGTTTGGTTCGTCGTCAGCGGTACGTGAGAAGCGTTACGATCAAACCGGTTGCCACCAACAGCCCCGATTCTATTGACGTGGTTGTACGCGTACTCGATTCCTGGAGTTTTATCCCTACCGGAGCCTTTACCGGTTCCCAGAGCAATCTGGAAATAACCGAGCGAAACTTTTTAGGCCTCGGACATGAATTTGAGAACAACTTCAAGCAGCGTTTTTCCGATAATAAAAGTGCTTACAGTGCGAAATATACGATTCCCAATATCCGGAATACCTATATCAATACGGTATTGCGCTATGAATACGGACTGGAGGACGACTACATCAAGGGATTTGCCGTAGAACGTAGTTTTTTCTCCCCGTTAACGCGCTGGGCAGGCGGTTACAGCTTCGAACAGAACTTCCACAAGGAAGAGTTCAAAGACGGTACTTTTGATGAAAACGGTACGGCAAATACCATTTTTCAAAACTTTAAAACCGAATCCCAAAATTTCTGGGGCGGACATGCTTTCCGGATCTTTAAAGGACGTTCGGAAGACAACCGCATTACCAATCTGGTCACGACCGCCCGTTTTTACAATTCAAAATTTATTGAGAAACCCGATGTAAAATACGATTCCATCAACTATTTTGCCAATACCAAATTGTACCTCACCAGTATCGGTATCACAACCCGAAGCTTCGTACAGGAACGCTATCTGTTTAACTATGGTATTATTGAAGACGTTCCGGTTGGAAGGGTTTATTCGATCACGACCGGTATACATCAGAAAAACGGCCTTAAAAGATTGTATCTGGGATCGCGGGTATCCTTTGGCGACTACCATGATTTCGGCTTTTTAGGCACCACTGTGGAATGGGGCGGGTATTTTAACGGTTCACTGACCCAGCAGAGTGTTTTTCGTTTTGAAATCAACTATTTCACAAAACTCATCGAATACGGCAGCTGGAAATTCCGGCAGTTCATCAAACCCGAATTTATCATTGGCAGCCACCGTTTGCAAACAGACCGCGATTTGCTGACGCTTTCCGGAAACAACGGTATTCAGGGATTTGACAGTGTTGATTTTTACGGAAACCGGAAAATCCAGATGACTTTCCAAACCCAGTCCTATATGCCGGGCAGCTGGTACGGCTTCCGTTTCAGTCCCTTTGCGAACTTCTCATTCGGAATGCTGGGGGATCAGGATCACCTTTTTTCCAACCGTTTGTACTCCAAATTCGGACTGGGTGTTTTGATCAGTAACGACTACCTTGTTTTTAACAGCTTTCAGCTGTCGTTTGCCTTTTACCCAAGTATTCCGGGTGCCGGCGACAATATTTTCAAAACCAATTCTTTTAAGAATAATGATTTTGGACTGCAGAATTTCCAGATCGGAAATCCTTCAGTAATTCCTTACCAATAATATCTTACTTTTTTAAGTAACAAATTGCAAAGTGCCTCGTCTTATCTCTAATCAATCAAAAAAGCACCATTTTGGAAACAATACTTACCATTGAAAATTTAGACAAACGCTACGGCAGTGTACATGCTGTTAAAAACGTTTCTTTCAAAATTAAAAAGGGAAATGTTTACGGCATTTTAGGACCTAACGGCAGCGGAAAATCCACAACCCTGGGAATCATCCTGAATGTTGTTAACAAAACCTCCGGCAGCTACAAATGGTTTGACGGAAAATTAGATACGCACCACGCATTAAAAAAAGTAGGCGCTATAATCGAACGTCCGAACTTCTATCCGTACCTGACCGCTGAAGAAAACCTGAAACTGGTTTGCAAGATAAAAGACATTCATTATGACAAGGTAAAAGAAAAGCTGGAAGTCGTGGGACTACTGGAGCGAAAAGACAGCAAATTCAGAACGTTCTCTCTGGGTATGAAACAGCGGCTTGCCATTGCTTCGGCCTTATTGAACGATCCGGAAATCCTGATCCTGGACGAACCGACAAACGGATTGGATCCGCAGGGAATCCGCCAGATCAGGGATATTATCAAATTTATTGCCGCTAACGGCACCACTATTCTCTTAGCCTCTCACCTTTTGGACGAAGTGGAAAAAGTATGTTCGCATGTAGTAGTCCTTCGCAAAGGGGAAATACTATATACCGGAACGGTTGACGGAATTATTTCCAATGAAGGCTTTTTCGAATTACAGTCTGAAAACAACAGCACATTAAAACTTGTTTTAGAAAAAATTGATGCCGTTGAAAAAATTGATGAAGAAGACGGAAAACTTTTTGTTTACCTGAAAGCTCCGCTGGAAGCTTCGGCACTTAACCAGCATTTATTTCAAAACAACATTGTACTGAACCACCTGGTTAAACGCAAACACAGTCTTGAAGAACAGTTTTTACAACTAACCAGCAACCGTTAATCATCAATCAACAAATCAACATTATGAAACGTCTTTTAGATATCGAACTTCAAAAACTATGGAAAAATAAAGCCAGCAGGGTTTTAATATTGTGCTACTTTATTCTGCTTTCCTTTATAGCCCTGATTGCTACGATAAAATTTGAATTTGGGAATTTCAAATTGCATATTGCCGAACAGGGTATTTTTAATTTCCCTTATATCTGGCACTTCAACACCTGGATTGCCTCCATTTTAAAGCTGTTTTTAGCCATTGTAATCGTTTCCATGATGGCAAACGAATACAGCTACGGTACGTTAAAACAAAACCTCATCGATGGTTTAAGCAAAAAAGAATTCATCAAATCCAAATTCCTGACCGTACTGCTTTTTGCTTTCGGCTCCACTGTTTTTGTGTTTGTACTGTCGCTTATTTTGGGATACAGCTATTCTTCCTACAATGAGTTTAGCATTGTTTTTTCAGACATGGAATACCTTTTTGCCTATTTCATCCGGTTGACCGCTTTCTTTTCTTTCTGTTTATTCTTAGGAATACTGGTAAAACGTTCCGCTTTTGCCTTGGGTTTCCTGCTGGTTTGGAGCATCATCGAATCCATAGCGATTGGGTTAATGCGATGGCAAATCTTTAAGGGTACCGATATTTACGAAAAAGTAAGCCGTTTTTTCCCGTTGGAATCCATGAGCAACCTGATCAAAGAACCGTTTACCAGGCTTTCCGTAATCAACCAGTTAGGAGCAACAATAAGCGGGGCAAATCTTGAAAAAGACTATAGCGTGCAAATCGGCGACATTATCATTGTGATTACCTGGACCGTTATTTTTATGTTAATGTCCTATAAAATTCTGAAAAAACGAGATTTATAGTATCTTTGCGGTTACTATGCATGTATATATAAACCGCTACTTAACAGCACTTTTACTGTTGTTTTCAACAACAATTTTTGCTCAATATATTCAGGTAACTGAAAATTACACAGACGACCAGTTAGTCCGGGACAAGCTTTTTAACAGTTCTTGTGCCCAGGTATCCAATATTTCCATAAACGGTTACACGTTTAATGACGGAAAAAAAAGTTACGGCTATTTCCAGGGAGTCAATGGTTTCCCGTTCAATGACGGTATTATCATTACTACCGGAAAAGCAGTTTCGGCTGTTGGCCCCAATGCTTCTATTCTGAGCGAAGGGCCTTCCGGTTGGGCAGGCGATCAGGATCTGGAGCAGGCTATTGGCGAAAACAACACGATTAATGCTACGGTATTGGAATTTGATTTTATTCCGATTTCCAATAAAATGAGTTTCGACTATGTTTTTGCATCCGAACAGTATTTAACCAGCCCGAGTCCGAATCAATGTAATTATTCCGATGGTTTTGCTTTCCTGTTAAAAGAAACCGGAGCCCAGCAATACCAGAACTTAGCGGTTGTACCGGGTACCAGTATTCCGGTAAAAGTAACCACCGTTCGCGGTCCGGGAACCATTTGCCCGGAAGCCAATGCCCAGTATTTTGGCGGCTTCAACCAGGTACAGAGTCCTACTAACTACAACGGCCAGACAGCAACCCTAAGAGCGGAAGCAACCGTAATTCCCGGAAACACCTATCACATCAAGCTTGTAATAGCCGATCAGGGAAATCAATACTATGACTCGGCTATCTTCCTGAAAGGCGGTAGTTTTAATATTGAAACCGATTTGGGTCCGGATCGCTTAATCGCAACCGGAAATCCGGTTTGTCACGGTGAAAATGTCACTATAGATGCAACCCAAACCGGAGTAAACGCTTACCAGTGGTATACCGTTCAGAATAATGTTGCAACCATCATTCCCGGAGCAACCAACCCTACTTATACCGTAACGCAGCCGGGAACATACCGCGTGGAAACAGCCATTACAACAGCAGGCGGCAACTGTACTTCCAGCAGCCAGATTGTCATTGAATATACCGATCCGTTAACCCCGAATAATGCCACTTTAATACAATGTGACGATGCTACCCAGAACGGTATCACAAAATTCAATTTAACGCTTGCCGATAACGATATTAAAAGCACTATTGCTGCGGGAACAACCACATCCATAAATTATTACCCTACGCTTCAGGATGCCCAGAATTTAACCGGGTTAATTGCTAATCCTACGGCATATCAGAATACTACAGCCAATACCGATACAGTTACAGCACGAATTATCAGCCAGTATAACTGCGTGGCTTATGCCACTGTAACGCTACAGGTAGCGAACAATACAATTGCAACCTTACCGCCACAAAAACAATGTGATAACGATGGTACCCTGGACGGCAGAACCGCTTTCGACCTGAATGCCATAACGCCATTATTTACAGGATTACCGGCCGGTGCCAATGTTCAGTATTTTGCAACCATAGACAATGCCTTGTCTGTTACCAGCCCGTTAAGCTCCCCATACATCAATACCACTCCGAATCAGCAGGTTATTTATGCCCGCGTGGTTAACGGTTCCGACTGTTACGGTATTTCACCGGTAACCTTAGTTGTAAACAGTTTTAACGGTGCCAATATTCAGAATGAAACAAAAACCATCTGTCCGGGCGGTACCGTAATATTAAGTGCTCCGGCAGGATTTACATACGAATGGAATACAAATCCGGTAAAAACTACCCAGACAATCACGGTAGACCAGACAGGAAGTTATGCCGTTAAAATCACCAATGCCGACGGTTGCAGTGTTACCAAGACCTTTACCGTGGCGG
This region of Flavobacterium inviolabile genomic DNA includes:
- a CDS encoding ABC transporter permease gives rise to the protein MKRLLDIELQKLWKNKASRVLILCYFILLSFIALIATIKFEFGNFKLHIAEQGIFNFPYIWHFNTWIASILKLFLAIVIVSMMANEYSYGTLKQNLIDGLSKKEFIKSKFLTVLLFAFGSTVFVFVLSLILGYSYSSYNEFSIVFSDMEYLFAYFIRLTAFFSFCLFLGILVKRSAFALGFLLVWSIIESIAIGLMRWQIFKGTDIYEKVSRFFPLESMSNLIKEPFTRLSVINQLGATISGANLEKDYSVQIGDIIIVITWTVIFMLMSYKILKKRDL
- a CDS encoding T9SS type A sorting domain-containing protein, whose product is MKLKIHFPAVLLLLFYTAVHAQNESRNILFVGNSITYFNDMPVLFKDIANNKGKNVTTQMHAVGGAGFADHAANAAVYNLFREKVWHAVVLQPGSGESAGATASVNQTIQRGRMLIDSIKKYSPCAKVLLYEIPYGVPSANNYATYFTVQTRIKDSLTKMADNLHVPFVPAGESARMHYTAQQDLLLHGTYNDIHPNLNGSYLVAATMFAAIFQEPVTGTTAFGNVNPNTAANFHNIADQVVLPNKPQWRINTFDLHANFEYQHNNNTVHFTNTAANFTALEWDFGDGTTSSENNPVHLFTSGGQKTVTLKALRNGCVEIIEKQIDLGTLTSAAFTTAGLMLYPNPAGTVLNITNNEPASGIRIVNTVGQEMYRNAQQQHDWKIDVSGYATGIYFIITDNQAVYKFIKS
- a CDS encoding nucleoid-associated protein, with the translated sequence MINLFNTHIDNLSIHRVGNKSRNEAIFLSETPYGIDDEIMPLLKEYFFKPFREKEENYFQFAHDVDLDYNEMFNFSNEIFTNPGSIHDVSKKITRHLFEQSNHPHIKNGEVYVTYLTNVSIDNNVVDAIGIFKSELKADFLQFEERESTLEMILQQGINLNKLDKGCIIFNYKKEEGYKILTIDSNRYDARYWLEHFLSVDAFQDENFKTKKYLKFCQDFAKEVVLPAEDKKEEVMFMNRSVNYFAKNDEFEETNFLNEVIDNPDLISEFKNYKVDKGEKYSIEDLTNFPIANAAVSDARKKMKNTIQLDTNIQIKLDFINPESAEKFVEKGWDEEKQMYYYLVYFNKEQKS
- a CDS encoding T9SS type B sorting domain-containing protein, which produces MHVYINRYLTALLLLFSTTIFAQYIQVTENYTDDQLVRDKLFNSSCAQVSNISINGYTFNDGKKSYGYFQGVNGFPFNDGIIITTGKAVSAVGPNASILSEGPSGWAGDQDLEQAIGENNTINATVLEFDFIPISNKMSFDYVFASEQYLTSPSPNQCNYSDGFAFLLKETGAQQYQNLAVVPGTSIPVKVTTVRGPGTICPEANAQYFGGFNQVQSPTNYNGQTATLRAEATVIPGNTYHIKLVIADQGNQYYDSAIFLKGGSFNIETDLGPDRLIATGNPVCHGENVTIDATQTGVNAYQWYTVQNNVATIIPGATNPTYTVTQPGTYRVETAITTAGGNCTSSSQIVIEYTDPLTPNNATLIQCDDATQNGITKFNLTLADNDIKSTIAAGTTTSINYYPTLQDAQNLTGLIANPTAYQNTTANTDTVTARIISQYNCVAYATVTLQVANNTIATLPPQKQCDNDGTLDGRTAFDLNAITPLFTGLPAGANVQYFATIDNALSVTSPLSSPYINTTPNQQVIYARVVNGSDCYGISPVTLVVNSFNGANIQNETKTICPGGTVILSAPAGFTYEWNTNPVKTTQTITVDQTGSYAVKITNADGCSVTKTFTVAASAPATILSITVNDFNFNQNSATVNYQGPGSYEFSLDNATFQSSPTFTNLEPGEYIVYIKDTKGCATVNKTFFVLDYPRFFTPNGDGYNDVWRIPYLSRYPNAKVAIFDRYGKLLYFFKGGGGWNGVYNGRDLPSTDYWFTITFDTGRVVKGHFSMLR
- a CDS encoding BamA/TamA family outer membrane protein; the encoded protein is MLKKTLPILFLFFVLLPQGYAQDTKTKVDSSKAIYQDIEKFSKKKKFTRFIHRLIFRPTRSVTTPRKEIKAAPPAKPMSYLPFEGKVIRKIRIETLDPFGYSVTNEDETPNKWIERFGNRIHIKTKNWTVRNLLLFKKYETVDSLKMRESERLVRRQRYVRSVTIKPVATNSPDSIDVVVRVLDSWSFIPTGAFTGSQSNLEITERNFLGLGHEFENNFKQRFSDNKSAYSAKYTIPNIRNTYINTVLRYEYGLEDDYIKGFAVERSFFSPLTRWAGGYSFEQNFHKEEFKDGTFDENGTANTIFQNFKTESQNFWGGHAFRIFKGRSEDNRITNLVTTARFYNSKFIEKPDVKYDSINYFANTKLYLTSIGITTRSFVQERYLFNYGIIEDVPVGRVYSITTGIHQKNGLKRLYLGSRVSFGDYHDFGFLGTTVEWGGYFNGSLTQQSVFRFEINYFTKLIEYGSWKFRQFIKPEFIIGSHRLQTDRDLLTLSGNNGIQGFDSVDFYGNRKIQMTFQTQSYMPGSWYGFRFSPFANFSFGMLGDQDHLFSNRLYSKFGLGVLISNDYLVFNSFQLSFAFYPSIPGAGDNIFKTNSFKNNDFGLQNFQIGNPSVIPYQ
- the gloA2 gene encoding SMU1112c/YaeR family gloxylase I-like metalloprotein, with translation MLSLNKVHHIALICSDYKRSKHFYTEILGLTVLQEVYRAERQSYKLDLAINGNYCLELFSFPDPPLRPSRPEAAGLRHLAFEVNDIHDTHEYLTQKEIDCEAIRVDEYTGKRFFFIADPDLLPVEFYEK
- a CDS encoding ABC transporter ATP-binding protein, with amino-acid sequence METILTIENLDKRYGSVHAVKNVSFKIKKGNVYGILGPNGSGKSTTLGIILNVVNKTSGSYKWFDGKLDTHHALKKVGAIIERPNFYPYLTAEENLKLVCKIKDIHYDKVKEKLEVVGLLERKDSKFRTFSLGMKQRLAIASALLNDPEILILDEPTNGLDPQGIRQIRDIIKFIAANGTTILLASHLLDEVEKVCSHVVVLRKGEILYTGTVDGIISNEGFFELQSENNSTLKLVLEKIDAVEKIDEEDGKLFVYLKAPLEASALNQHLFQNNIVLNHLVKRKHSLEEQFLQLTSNR
- a CDS encoding IS1096 element passenger TnpR family protein, translating into MVYKFRVILDAEEDIFRDIAILEDNSLEDLHNAIVNAFGFDGMEIASFYTCDDEWTQEDEIPLFDTGDVPGEQKTMADYPLSSILDENSTKIIYVYDFLNMWTFFVELAAVEDEENGVTYPDLLFAHGELPTDAPTKDFNSPIVSNDDMYGEFEDDFDDEDFDMFDGDDSFNDMGFEENWN